From Danaus plexippus chromosome 11, MEX_DaPlex, whole genome shotgun sequence, the proteins below share one genomic window:
- the LOC116765907 gene encoding blood vessel epicardial substance-like, with amino-acid sequence MELVILKARAQLNRLVSSERRGVRGERERGGEGAAGARSSARERGMAPARPAPATAAPWLNATLAYNLTRINTTFDTDYELLNASTTDEHDNHWFCAKWTSAQQDLFQAANLCFAIAFLAPKSFKQSILVLRALAAAGAVLMGMWAGAEVCAPDVLAWSLALVLVNSIHTIFLIIRFLPPALSLELTDLYLKLFKPLKVNKKHFQELTREARVIRLEPGEAYAVEEVTPADERLSILLKGKMRVSCDETHLHYIQPYQFVDSPEWEANREQSDDVFQVTVIAEEVCTCVCWPRMRLERVLRHRPALKVVLDCLIGKDITHKLYSVSEGLGAGATGEGEGPPAHLKRSASVDAVHEGARGRLRSLAWRARSTSKKGSSYWQPVVARQFLRQSPFGRSVVPPRLLAQASSASLQAPARRSPPRRTASFRRSREVKFAEVPTDEPAV; translated from the exons ATGGAGTTGGTAATACTGAAGGCTAGAGCCCAGCTGAATCGTCTCGTGTCGAGTGAGCGGCGAGGCGTCAGGGGGGAAAGGGAGAGGGGGGGCGAGGGGGCAGCCGGCGCGCGGTCGTCGGCGCGCGAGCGCGGCATGGCGCCCGCCCGACCAGCGCCGGCGACCGCCGCGCCCTGGCTGAACGCCACGCTGGCATACAACCTAACCCGTATCAACACCACCTTTGATACCGATTACGAACTACTCAACGCCAGCACCACCGATGAACACGACAACCACTGGTTCTGCGCTAAGTGGACCAGCGCACAGCAAGACCTCTTTCAg GCTGCAAATCTCTGCTTCGCGATCGCGTTTCTGGCACCGAAGAGTTTCAAGCAGAGCATCTTGGTGCTACGCGCGCTAGCAGCTGCGGGTGCAGTTTTGATGGGCATGTGGGCCGGCGCAGAGGTTTGCGCACCAGACGTCCTAGCCTGGAGTTTGGCACTGGTTCTAGTCAACTCTATACATACCATCTTCTTAATAATAAG GTTTCTTCCACCGGCGTTGTCATTAGAGCTGACAGATTTATACCTGAAACTATTCAAGCCTCTGAAAGTGAATAAGAAGCACTTTCAGGAGTTGACTCGTGAAGCCCGTGTCATCAGGCTTGAGCCGGGCGAGGCGTACGCTGTCGAAGAAGTCACGCCTGCGGACGAAAGACTGTCGATATTATTAAAGGGAAA AATGCGAGTGAGTTGCGATGAGACCCACCTTCATTATATACAGCCCTACCAGTTCGTAGACTCGCCCGAGTGGGAAGCGAACCGTGAACAGTCTGACGACGTCTTTCAG GTGACAGTGATAGCTGAGGAGGTATGCACGTGCGTGTGTTGGCCGCGCATGCGCCTGGAGCGAGTGCTGCGTCACCGCCCTGCACTCAAGGTCGTTCTCGACTGTCTCATAG GTAAAGATATAACGCACAAGCTATATTCCGTGAGCGAGGGTCTCGGTGCAGGAGCGACAGGTGAAGGAGAAGGCCCGCCTGCACACCTCAAGCGCTCCGCTAGTGTCGATGCTGTTCATGAAGGGGCCCGCGGAAGACTAAGGAGCTTGGCTTGGAGAGCCAGATCCACTTCTAAGAAAG GAAGCTCATACTGGCAGCCTGTAGTCGCTCGCCAGTTCCTAAGACAGTCCCCGTTCGGTCGCAGCGTGGTACCTCCGCGGCTGCTGGCGCAGGCGTCATCCGCCAGTCTGCAGGCTCCCGCGCGTCGTAGTCCTCCGCGCCGGACGGCCTCTTTCCGCCGCAGCCGGGAAGTCAAGTTCGCGGAGGTGCCGACAGACGAGCCGGCCGTGTGA